The proteins below are encoded in one region of Methanomassiliicoccus luminyensis B10:
- a CDS encoding class I SAM-dependent methyltransferase, which translates to MKNPWEEIELVDYENHMKLSSVLQHQTMNIMMKKQLYQYPAGVIMILGIAGGNGLEHIDPRIIKKVYGVDINKVYLEECEKRYPQLNGKLHLFCVDLLGDVATLPYADLVVANLLLEYIGCACFQKVIKWVEPRYVSCIIQINTDACFVSESPYSHAFDGLSRVYHKIEERSLIRAMENIDYCVVLREEISLPNHKKLVRLDFEQQIKNISERRRS; encoded by the coding sequence ATGAAAAATCCATGGGAAGAGATTGAACTGGTGGACTACGAGAACCATATGAAGTTAAGTTCGGTTTTGCAACATCAAACAATGAACATTATGATGAAAAAACAGCTTTACCAGTATCCCGCCGGAGTAATTATGATATTAGGTATTGCGGGCGGAAACGGTTTGGAGCATATCGATCCTCGAATAATAAAGAAAGTGTATGGTGTTGACATAAACAAGGTATATTTAGAAGAGTGCGAAAAGCGCTATCCGCAACTAAACGGGAAACTACATCTTTTTTGCGTTGATTTATTGGGAGATGTTGCCACATTACCATATGCGGATCTAGTTGTTGCGAATCTACTGTTAGAATACATTGGATGTGCTTGCTTCCAAAAAGTGATAAAATGGGTTGAACCCAGATATGTGTCCTGTATCATTCAGATTAACACCGATGCATGTTTTGTATCCGAATCGCCCTACAGTCATGCATTTGACGGCCTAAGTAGAGTATATCATAAAATAGAGGAGCGATCGCTCATAAGGGCCATGGAGAACATAGATTATTGTGTAGTTTTAAGAGAGGAAATCAGTTTGCCTAATCATAAAAAACTGGTTAGATTAGATTTTGAGCAGCAAATAAAAAATATTAGCGAGCGCAGGCGGTCCTGA
- a CDS encoding nitrogenase component 1 codes for MIGIDGFSATILAAEGIADATVLLNGPLGCKYYQGRFADRWFPKDIFPGRYGHLCDLSYFGQPRVPCTFLDEEDYIDGAQEKLEVALPIVAKRASGPIIIVNSPGAALIGDDIGRSVRELGLTDRAIIIESPAFSAPASQGFEETMMRVVEALVPKRAPAPDRSVNLLGLSIMHKHWQGTVLELKRVLGLMGLDVKAVPGAGSSTDELRSSVDASLNIVLCPEYGAKLARYYKEEHGTSYLVPSKGAPLGFDATECFIREVASAMKMDPSPALRDLQASMNRAAQVLARCASRLNSVKGSTFALRADSSIAYPLTEWLYSYMGMWPEAVELLPRSDPLFSEKLRSFLETIGAIDALMRPVESTPADTVFAEGRLVEQLKEEGQCIAGVDIAMPEGEHICFAPRTHWGSVGPLYLLEEMVNDLVWGSEDSA; via the coding sequence ATGATAGGCATTGACGGCTTCAGTGCCACCATACTCGCCGCCGAGGGCATCGCCGACGCCACCGTGCTGCTGAACGGACCGCTGGGCTGCAAGTACTATCAAGGTCGCTTCGCCGATCGATGGTTCCCGAAAGATATTTTCCCAGGGAGATATGGGCATCTCTGCGATCTCAGCTACTTCGGCCAACCGCGAGTGCCGTGCACCTTCCTCGACGAGGAAGATTACATTGACGGCGCACAAGAGAAGTTGGAAGTGGCTCTTCCCATCGTTGCGAAGAGGGCGAGCGGACCGATCATAATTGTGAACTCCCCAGGGGCTGCGCTTATCGGGGACGATATCGGTCGATCCGTCCGGGAACTCGGCCTCACGGACCGTGCGATCATCATCGAGAGCCCCGCCTTCTCTGCGCCGGCGTCGCAAGGCTTCGAGGAAACGATGATGCGCGTCGTGGAGGCGTTGGTGCCAAAGAGGGCACCAGCGCCCGACAGGTCAGTGAACCTCCTTGGCCTATCGATAATGCACAAGCATTGGCAGGGGACGGTTCTCGAACTGAAGCGCGTCCTTGGACTTATGGGCCTCGATGTAAAAGCGGTGCCGGGGGCGGGCTCCTCCACGGACGAGCTTCGTTCATCGGTCGACGCGTCGCTCAACATAGTGCTGTGCCCGGAGTACGGTGCGAAGCTGGCGCGATACTATAAGGAGGAGCACGGGACGTCTTACCTGGTACCGTCGAAAGGAGCACCCCTGGGCTTCGATGCCACGGAATGCTTCATCCGCGAGGTGGCCTCAGCGATGAAAATGGATCCATCACCGGCGCTGCGCGATCTGCAGGCGTCGATGAATCGAGCGGCCCAAGTCCTGGCGCGATGCGCCTCCAGATTAAATTCGGTTAAAGGATCGACGTTCGCTCTCCGCGCCGACAGTTCTATCGCCTATCCGCTCACAGAGTGGCTCTACTCATACATGGGGATGTGGCCAGAGGCCGTCGAGCTGCTACCGCGCTCAGACCCCCTGTTCAGCGAGAAGCTCCGATCGTTCCTAGAGACTATCGGCGCGATTGATGCATTGATGAGGCCGGTGGAATCGACCCCTGCCGACACGGTATTCGCAGAAGGAAGGCTGGTGGAACAGCTGAAGGAGGAGGGGCAATGCATCGCCGGAGTGGATATCGCCATGCCTGAAGGCGAGCATATCTGCTTCGCTCCGAGAACCCATTGGGGATCGGTCGGACCGCTATACCTCCTGGAAGAGATGGTCAACGACCTGGTATGGGGGAGCGAAGACTCGGCGTAG
- a CDS encoding CBS domain-containing protein, whose product MNAQELAGMKKREQLRSIIESMTIGDLMSKGFEYVGPDEQLSDVLKKMGALDLHEIPISPDGKRLAGVVSYGTLLKRRNLSTSTKAGSIAVMPQEIGPDSSVTEVAEAFLTSGYRQIPVVKGGMIQGIISRADLIKVVPNIRDLKELKVEDIMTEEVQTVRSADPVEKALMTMKNLSIRTLPVVDDAGALTGIVGIKQVADYNWRERKRETVGEITGSNTPVEVKVSSIAHDTVFTTEADAELGKAVDLMLSKKVSTLPVMDGDELAGILTKYDIIELLASFRQRDMVYTQITGLEQDDRFALDQMEREITTSLQKIAKISRPMLFTMHVTKYNSQGNNYKYALNGRLITENKIWVASAVEWDLIKSTQSLMQHFERRVIERKEEKLNHRKRARTIGHS is encoded by the coding sequence ATGAACGCACAGGAACTAGCGGGAATGAAGAAGAGAGAGCAGCTGAGGTCGATTATCGAGTCCATGACTATCGGCGACCTCATGAGCAAGGGTTTTGAATATGTAGGCCCGGACGAACAGCTCTCCGATGTGCTCAAGAAGATGGGGGCGCTCGACCTTCACGAGATCCCCATCAGCCCGGACGGCAAGAGGCTGGCAGGAGTGGTAAGCTACGGCACGCTCCTAAAGCGCAGGAACCTCTCGACCTCCACCAAGGCCGGCTCCATCGCGGTAATGCCGCAGGAGATCGGACCGGATTCCTCGGTCACCGAGGTAGCGGAGGCCTTCCTCACCTCCGGATACAGACAGATACCCGTCGTCAAGGGAGGCATGATCCAGGGGATCATCTCCCGCGCGGACCTCATCAAGGTGGTCCCCAACATCCGCGACCTCAAGGAGCTGAAGGTCGAGGACATCATGACCGAGGAGGTCCAGACGGTCCGGTCCGCGGACCCCGTGGAAAAGGCCCTCATGACCATGAAGAACCTCAGCATTCGGACCCTGCCGGTGGTCGATGACGCCGGCGCGCTCACCGGGATCGTGGGCATCAAGCAGGTCGCCGACTACAACTGGAGGGAGCGGAAGCGCGAGACCGTCGGCGAGATCACCGGCAGCAACACCCCGGTGGAGGTGAAGGTGTCCTCCATAGCTCACGACACGGTCTTCACCACCGAGGCGGACGCCGAACTGGGCAAGGCCGTCGACCTCATGCTCAGCAAGAAAGTATCCACCCTCCCAGTGATGGACGGCGATGAACTGGCGGGGATACTGACGAAGTACGATATCATCGAGCTACTGGCGTCCTTCCGCCAGAGGGACATGGTGTACACGCAGATCACCGGCCTGGAGCAGGACGACCGCTTCGCCCTGGACCAGATGGAGAGGGAGATCACCACCTCGCTGCAGAAGATCGCCAAGATCTCCCGGCCCATGCTGTTCACCATGCATGTGACCAAGTACAACTCCCAGGGCAACAACTACAAGTACGCGCTCAACGGGAGGCTCATCACGGAGAACAAGATCTGGGTCGCCTCGGCGGTGGAGTGGGACCTCATCAAGTCCACGCAGTCCCTGATGCAGCATTTCGAGCGGAGGGTCATCGAGAGGAAGGAAGAGAAGCTGAACCACCGCAAGAGGGCCCGCACCATCGGTCACTCTTGA
- a CDS encoding MarR family winged helix-turn-helix transcriptional regulator: MKSDQLGNASDREEAHRQLRELISLFKEGDAIYGEFAKQSGLSISAFWLMCSIREEDGKRTQKEICDQWAITKQTINSALKGLEKRGYITLEPSEIDRRGKYVILTEKGVKFAQENIDMVFEAEQLAFQKMNHVERRTLMECSRKYHELFRAESERFLKNDRYH; the protein is encoded by the coding sequence ATGAAATCGGACCAATTAGGCAATGCTTCGGACCGCGAGGAGGCACATCGACAACTGAGAGAACTCATTTCTCTTTTCAAGGAAGGCGATGCGATATATGGTGAATTTGCCAAACAGAGCGGTCTGTCGATCAGTGCCTTCTGGCTGATGTGTTCGATTCGAGAAGAGGATGGGAAACGTACTCAAAAGGAGATCTGCGATCAATGGGCCATAACCAAGCAGACCATCAACTCCGCGCTGAAGGGACTGGAAAAGAGAGGCTATATCACTTTGGAACCGTCGGAAATCGATAGGCGCGGAAAATATGTCATTCTCACCGAGAAGGGCGTTAAATTCGCTCAGGAAAATATCGACATGGTTTTTGAGGCGGAGCAGTTAGCTTTCCAGAAAATGAACCATGTTGAGCGCAGAACCCTAATGGAATGCAGCCGAAAATATCATGAGCTGTTCCGGGCGGAATCGGAACGTTTTTTGAAAAACGACCGGTACCACTGA
- a CDS encoding MATE family efflux transporter, with protein sequence MDYKALYEKTPPTRLFVIVAIPGIISMLVSSLYVIIDGAFVGQILGSEAFAALTLVMPLVIINFSIADLIGVGSSVPIAIKLGEKDEEGANNIFSSACLMIVGAGIVLGVIIFIFAESFVRIIGADEQLVLMGSQYLRVYAAFSPFTTILFAVDNYLRICGKVHYSMVVNILMAVLSISLEFLFLFVLRFGIWGAALGTCLGMSICVIIAFVPFFRGKMQLRFTRPRIDRKTMRIIFMNGAPTFLNNIAGRFTEIIINVFLLRLGGAMAVSAYGVLMYADSIMQPVLYGLCDSLQPAVGYNHGAKNYRRISAIMRRCFGACAVLSMAMAAIMTFAKEPIVSIFVRAEDAALVALSVHALSLFAFAYLTRWVSLATQSYMSAIGKPGHAAAISLSMVLVFPITFLFLLGPLGLDGLWLNMPFTCLTTAVLAIVILRTHYRKDMSAGASEGSSTLSGPEIK encoded by the coding sequence ATGGACTACAAGGCGTTATACGAAAAAACACCACCGACCAGGTTATTCGTCATCGTTGCGATCCCTGGCATCATCAGCATGCTCGTGTCGTCACTATATGTGATCATCGACGGGGCGTTCGTCGGGCAGATCCTGGGCTCCGAGGCGTTCGCCGCACTGACCCTCGTCATGCCGCTCGTGATAATCAACTTTTCAATCGCCGATCTGATAGGTGTCGGTTCATCGGTACCCATTGCTATCAAGCTCGGTGAAAAGGATGAGGAAGGGGCAAACAACATCTTTTCAAGCGCCTGCCTGATGATAGTCGGAGCAGGGATAGTTCTCGGCGTGATCATTTTCATTTTCGCCGAGAGCTTCGTGCGGATCATAGGCGCCGACGAACAGCTGGTGTTAATGGGCTCTCAATATTTGCGCGTCTACGCAGCCTTCTCGCCGTTCACAACGATCCTGTTCGCGGTGGACAACTACCTCCGCATCTGCGGCAAGGTCCACTACAGCATGGTGGTAAACATACTTATGGCGGTCCTCAGCATATCGCTGGAGTTCTTGTTCCTGTTCGTTCTGCGCTTCGGCATATGGGGCGCAGCGCTGGGGACCTGCCTGGGTATGTCCATATGCGTCATCATCGCCTTCGTGCCGTTCTTCCGTGGCAAAATGCAGCTTCGTTTCACCAGGCCAAGGATCGACCGCAAGACAATGAGGATCATCTTCATGAACGGTGCCCCCACCTTCCTCAACAACATCGCCGGCCGTTTCACCGAGATAATCATCAACGTGTTCCTGCTTCGTTTAGGCGGGGCCATGGCGGTATCGGCATATGGAGTGTTGATGTATGCCGACAGCATCATGCAGCCGGTACTCTACGGCCTTTGCGATTCCCTGCAACCAGCCGTTGGATACAACCATGGAGCCAAGAACTACCGCCGCATCTCGGCCATCATGCGCCGATGTTTCGGCGCCTGCGCAGTGCTGTCCATGGCGATGGCCGCGATCATGACGTTCGCGAAAGAACCAATCGTCAGCATCTTCGTGAGAGCGGAGGATGCGGCCCTGGTCGCCTTGTCAGTGCACGCGCTGTCCCTGTTCGCTTTCGCCTACCTGACCCGGTGGGTATCGCTGGCCACGCAGAGCTACATGTCCGCGATTGGAAAACCGGGCCATGCGGCTGCTATATCCCTATCCATGGTCCTCGTCTTTCCGATCACGTTCCTCTTCCTACTGGGACCTCTCGGACTGGACGGGCTCTGGCTCAACATGCCGTTCACGTGCTTGACGACCGCGGTCCTGGCCATTGTTATCCTGAGGACCCACTACAGAAAGGACATGAGCGCAGGCGCGAGTGAGGGGTCTTCCACCCTCTCAGGGCCGGAGATCAAATGA
- a CDS encoding nitrogenase component 1, whose translation MGHVHNTKIAIYGKGGIGKSTVSANLSATLANDDKKVLQIGCDPKHDSTRMLLGGASVPTVLDYIKEIPASSRKLDDILRCGYGGTRCVEAGGPQPGVGCAGRGILSTFETLAELGIDDIEFNITIYDVLGDVVCGGFAVPLRKEYADIVLIVTSGEYMSLYAANNILRGVASYDGASSRVGGIIFNGRGLVDEGRMVRTFAHEVGLPVLTSIPRSNVFAQAEAKGCTVVEGYPDSAEAALFKELAIRVESLASGLSPLYHARPLTDETMERVLLGRCHETSALPYAHPSSAQPVPATTGMGTTKRKRSRIDADRIIHGCAFAGAAAITTQVRNAVTVVHGPLSCANVALYYISCNLTRDPPDRLERVRPLQRIVSTAMDERSMVFGGTSDLEYVTKKALEKGYEAAFIITTCPSGLMGEDIYPVAKRVESSMPAKKVVVVPAGGNIHGNFSSGITLALVSAASLIDPSVPKEQGTVNIVGEKNMVANRDRNYKAIVEMLSKLDIKVNCRYISGASVQDIVGFQKGEVCLPANHDLATRETISFLSSRAQVEDFPLPFPRGFQETSVWLTALGERFGKEREATSLISACRGKYEREISALSPGLKEKKVLLASADPQINWIADLIRDLGMVMLKAGIVSTGKDILSASSPHHSYQLNYSLELLEEDIKMLHPDLVIVQPYPGVESLGTRFALIPYNPDVGIDAGISMANEWSVLMRVPAVEGWRKGAGVRP comes from the coding sequence ATGGGCCATGTACACAACACGAAGATAGCGATATACGGCAAGGGCGGCATCGGCAAGTCCACTGTCAGCGCTAACCTGTCCGCTACTCTCGCTAATGACGACAAGAAAGTCCTCCAGATAGGGTGCGATCCAAAGCACGATTCTACTCGCATGCTTCTTGGTGGAGCGTCCGTTCCCACGGTCCTTGACTATATTAAAGAGATACCGGCGAGCAGCAGGAAGCTGGATGATATCCTGCGCTGCGGCTATGGAGGGACGAGGTGCGTGGAGGCAGGAGGCCCGCAGCCCGGCGTAGGATGCGCTGGCCGCGGCATACTCAGCACGTTCGAGACGCTCGCCGAGCTCGGCATCGACGATATTGAATTCAACATCACCATCTACGACGTCCTCGGCGACGTGGTGTGCGGGGGCTTCGCCGTCCCCCTGAGAAAAGAGTACGCCGACATCGTGCTCATTGTGACATCAGGCGAATACATGTCGCTGTACGCGGCCAACAACATCTTGCGCGGGGTGGCCAGCTACGACGGCGCATCCTCTAGAGTGGGTGGCATCATATTCAACGGACGTGGCCTCGTTGATGAGGGGAGAATGGTGAGGACCTTTGCTCATGAGGTCGGTCTTCCCGTTCTCACGTCGATACCACGCAGCAATGTGTTCGCGCAGGCCGAGGCCAAAGGGTGCACGGTAGTCGAAGGGTACCCGGACTCTGCTGAGGCGGCACTGTTCAAAGAACTGGCAATTCGCGTCGAATCGTTGGCTTCCGGCCTGAGCCCGTTGTACCATGCACGACCGCTGACCGACGAGACCATGGAGAGGGTGTTGCTTGGCAGGTGCCATGAGACTTCCGCGTTACCATACGCCCATCCCTCATCAGCACAGCCCGTACCGGCTACCACGGGGATGGGAACGACCAAACGCAAGAGGAGTCGCATCGATGCTGACAGAATAATACATGGATGCGCCTTTGCCGGCGCCGCAGCAATCACTACCCAGGTAAGGAATGCCGTCACTGTGGTGCATGGGCCGCTCAGCTGCGCCAACGTCGCCCTATACTATATCTCTTGCAACCTCACTCGGGACCCCCCTGACCGTCTCGAAAGAGTCAGACCGCTGCAGCGGATAGTTTCCACCGCCATGGACGAGAGGTCCATGGTATTCGGCGGCACATCCGACCTCGAGTACGTGACAAAGAAGGCACTCGAGAAGGGCTACGAGGCTGCGTTCATAATCACTACCTGCCCCTCCGGCCTAATGGGCGAGGATATCTATCCGGTCGCTAAGAGGGTAGAGAGTTCGATGCCGGCAAAAAAAGTTGTAGTAGTCCCTGCTGGCGGGAACATCCATGGTAACTTCTCCAGTGGGATCACTCTTGCCCTTGTGTCCGCCGCCTCGCTGATCGACCCATCCGTACCAAAAGAACAGGGAACCGTTAACATCGTTGGCGAGAAAAACATGGTCGCCAACAGGGACCGCAACTACAAGGCGATTGTAGAGATGCTCTCGAAGCTTGATATTAAGGTGAACTGTAGGTACATCAGCGGCGCCTCGGTGCAAGACATTGTCGGCTTCCAGAAGGGAGAGGTGTGCCTCCCCGCTAACCACGACCTGGCCACCAGGGAGACCATCTCTTTTCTGTCCTCCCGAGCGCAAGTAGAGGATTTCCCCCTCCCATTCCCCCGGGGATTCCAGGAGACTTCGGTCTGGCTTACCGCCCTGGGTGAGAGATTCGGGAAGGAGAGGGAAGCGACCTCGCTCATCTCGGCGTGCCGGGGGAAGTACGAGAGGGAGATCAGCGCGCTGTCACCAGGACTGAAAGAAAAGAAGGTCCTATTGGCCTCCGCTGACCCCCAAATCAATTGGATCGCTGACCTCATAAGGGATCTGGGAATGGTGATGCTGAAGGCAGGTATAGTCTCGACGGGGAAGGATATCCTATCCGCCTCCTCGCCCCACCATAGCTACCAGTTGAATTATTCACTAGAGCTTCTGGAAGAGGATATCAAGATGCTCCATCCAGACCTCGTGATAGTCCAACCTTACCCAGGAGTGGAGAGCCTGGGAACGAGGTTTGCATTGATCCCGTACAACCCTGACGTAGGCATCGATGCCGGGATATCGATGGCAAATGAGTGGTCGGTCCTGATGAGGGTACCTGCCGTCGAAGGATGGCGAAAGGGAGCAGGGGTCCGTCCATGA
- a CDS encoding FprA family A-type flavoprotein, whose amino-acid sequence MKSIEIVNGVYWVGAIDWDLRDYHGYTLPGTTYNAYLVVGDDKIALIDSAYPGFDDQIIERVRSVVDPKEIDVLIGNHVEVDHSGTLPALTKMLPGVPIYCTANGKTGFQKHYDTKDWNFHVVKSGDTLDLGGKTLAFLEAPLLHWPDSMFTYYAEEKILFPNDAFGQHIASSERFDDELGRDVALKEAQKFYGNLITPLAPRVLKKLEEVGSLGIVINMIAPSHGVIWRSYASDIVNAYLNWSKGASKDKVTIVYDSMHGSTGTLAKAFAEGIMEEGVEVKVCLLKDGKSEGTHRSNIMADVLDSKALLVGSPNLQNQLYPTVADFLSYLKGLKPGKLGKKKLGFAFGSHGGSVVAIKLISADLKAAGIDVINDGFGVQYRPESADLERATELGRDLARRVKAL is encoded by the coding sequence ATAAAATCGATCGAGATAGTCAATGGAGTATATTGGGTCGGAGCGATAGATTGGGACCTGCGCGACTACCATGGATACACGCTCCCGGGGACCACGTACAACGCGTACTTGGTGGTAGGGGACGACAAGATAGCCCTCATCGACAGCGCATATCCCGGGTTCGATGACCAGATCATCGAGCGTGTCCGCTCGGTGGTGGACCCGAAGGAGATCGACGTGCTGATCGGGAACCATGTGGAAGTGGACCATTCAGGGACCCTTCCCGCCCTCACCAAGATGTTGCCCGGCGTCCCCATCTACTGCACGGCGAACGGGAAGACCGGTTTCCAGAAGCACTATGATACCAAGGACTGGAACTTCCATGTCGTAAAGAGCGGGGACACCCTGGACCTGGGCGGCAAGACCCTAGCCTTCCTGGAGGCGCCCCTGCTGCACTGGCCGGACAGCATGTTCACCTACTACGCGGAGGAGAAGATCCTCTTCCCGAACGATGCTTTCGGCCAGCACATCGCCTCGTCCGAACGGTTCGACGACGAGCTGGGCAGGGACGTGGCCCTGAAGGAGGCCCAGAAATTCTACGGGAACCTGATCACACCCCTGGCGCCGCGCGTGCTGAAGAAGCTGGAAGAGGTCGGTTCGTTGGGCATCGTGATAAACATGATCGCGCCAAGTCATGGTGTGATCTGGCGCTCGTACGCCAGTGACATCGTGAACGCCTATTTGAACTGGAGCAAGGGGGCATCCAAGGACAAGGTGACCATCGTGTACGATTCCATGCACGGCTCCACGGGCACGCTGGCTAAAGCCTTTGCCGAGGGCATCATGGAGGAGGGCGTGGAAGTTAAGGTCTGCCTGCTCAAGGACGGGAAGTCCGAGGGTACCCACCGCAGCAACATCATGGCCGACGTCCTTGATTCCAAGGCGCTGCTGGTCGGCTCCCCCAACCTGCAGAACCAGCTATACCCAACGGTGGCGGACTTCCTGAGCTACCTGAAGGGACTGAAGCCAGGGAAGCTGGGCAAGAAGAAGCTCGGCTTCGCCTTCGGTTCTCACGGCGGCAGCGTGGTGGCGATAAAGCTCATCTCCGCCGACCTGAAGGCTGCGGGCATAGATGTCATCAACGACGGCTTCGGGGTCCAGTACCGGCCCGAGAGCGCAGACCTGGAGCGGGCCACTGAGCTGGGAAGGGACTTGGCCCGGCGGGTCAAGGCCCTCTGA
- a CDS encoding winged helix-turn-helix domain-containing protein → MKDTDIQKQLDIMHEEIRNVNAFLSRLRPEDIRTVFGDQTKPILMEWIERFFQQRAQKVGKTKEDTCLKARLIEAVEGTDRAVRGEGRDEAKMILNQLEGDFVSPSSANDPDRRRFVLDLIRQARWYIEESDRMIWIAGEQRGPAITDTGPLSPGTVEETLVPLANSLRLRIMLILSKEEERLVDLCRAMEMQKGHIQYHLKTLMGRGYIRYDRKSRLYSLTGRGTVALDGLAKLTDDILSA, encoded by the coding sequence ATGAAGGACACAGATATCCAAAAGCAGCTGGACATCATGCACGAGGAGATCAGGAATGTGAATGCTTTCCTCTCCCGCCTCAGACCAGAAGACATCAGAACGGTGTTCGGAGATCAGACGAAACCTATCCTGATGGAATGGATAGAAAGATTTTTCCAGCAAAGAGCACAGAAGGTAGGGAAAACTAAAGAAGATACATGTCTCAAGGCTCGACTAATCGAGGCTGTGGAGGGTACTGACCGGGCAGTGCGGGGGGAAGGCCGAGACGAGGCCAAGATGATCCTCAATCAACTCGAGGGGGACTTTGTATCGCCATCCTCAGCGAACGACCCCGACCGCCGAAGGTTTGTGCTCGATCTCATCAGGCAGGCCAGATGGTACATCGAAGAATCCGACAGAATGATATGGATAGCGGGTGAGCAAAGAGGGCCCGCCATAACCGACACGGGACCGCTGTCCCCGGGCACGGTGGAGGAGACCCTGGTGCCTCTGGCGAATTCCCTAAGGCTCCGGATAATGTTGATACTGTCGAAGGAGGAAGAGCGTCTGGTGGACCTATGCAGGGCGATGGAGATGCAGAAAGGGCACATCCAGTACCACCTGAAGACCCTAATGGGGCGTGGGTACATCAGGTATGACCGCAAAAGCAGACTATACTCCCTTACCGGCCGGGGCACAGTGGCCCTGGACGGGCTAGCTAAGCTGACCGATGATATTCTTTCGGCGTAA
- a CDS encoding V4R domain-containing protein yields the protein MKTAKKGKRTVEMFATPGGIKTVDSQVRMGILSMLLEKEMSFDEIVASSGKVKSTVSVHLKGLTDEGIIGSRPDPRDARKKIFYIKSSYLGGLSQRRKVDKDMEEYISNFTWGSGDPFKFFRLVFRTFRVSLLNEGIDIDPVLHDAGMRVGEALYQKVGDQDIDVLLSNLAAFWGEQKLGRLEVESVEPLAIRIYDCYECQDLPQLGRPACAFDSGILGKVFSMHFGAEMKAIETHCYAMGDDHCRFEVKLQD from the coding sequence ATGAAGACCGCCAAGAAGGGGAAAAGAACGGTCGAGATGTTCGCCACTCCCGGCGGGATCAAGACCGTGGACAGCCAGGTCAGGATGGGCATCCTGTCGATGTTGCTTGAGAAGGAGATGAGCTTCGACGAGATAGTAGCCTCCTCGGGGAAGGTCAAGTCCACAGTGTCAGTTCACCTGAAAGGCCTAACCGATGAAGGGATCATCGGGTCGAGGCCGGACCCCCGCGATGCAAGGAAGAAGATATTTTACATAAAGTCCAGTTATTTGGGCGGCCTCTCCCAGAGAAGGAAAGTGGACAAGGACATGGAGGAATACATCTCCAACTTCACTTGGGGGTCCGGGGACCCGTTCAAGTTCTTCCGCCTCGTGTTCCGGACGTTCCGGGTCTCCCTGCTCAACGAGGGCATTGATATCGACCCCGTGCTGCATGACGCGGGCATGAGGGTGGGGGAGGCACTGTACCAAAAGGTAGGGGACCAGGACATCGATGTGCTGCTTAGCAATCTGGCAGCGTTCTGGGGCGAGCAAAAGCTGGGGCGGCTGGAGGTCGAGAGCGTCGAACCGCTGGCCATCCGCATCTATGATTGCTACGAGTGCCAGGACCTGCCGCAGTTGGGAAGGCCTGCCTGCGCCTTCGATTCTGGCATCCTGGGGAAGGTCTTTTCCATGCATTTCGGCGCCGAGATGAAGGCGATAGAGACCCACTGCTACGCCATGGGGGACGACCACTGCCGCTTCGAGGTAAAGCTTCAGGATTGA
- a CDS encoding DUF1638 domain-containing protein, giving the protein MRIGIIACEAFKRNLDHLTQGDPDVVYVEYLEFGLHMVPDNLKKTVIEKVNDLEGRVDAVLLGYGVCNSLKDITKQFRVPTVQPVGDDCIAILLTPEEYDRERKKCAGTFYNTPYFSLQGREWHEEWLRREMPNYKELGLTVDWYLEMLYNGYSRILFIDDGCGGDMGEYMDLSRQFAAELKLRHECRGGTLSVLAEALARTKELARDRADSTS; this is encoded by the coding sequence ATGCGAATAGGCATCATCGCCTGCGAAGCATTCAAGCGCAATCTCGATCATCTCACACAGGGAGATCCGGACGTCGTATACGTAGAATATCTCGAGTTTGGCCTTCATATGGTGCCGGATAATTTGAAGAAAACAGTCATAGAAAAGGTCAACGATCTAGAAGGAAGGGTGGATGCGGTCCTCCTAGGCTATGGTGTTTGCAATTCGCTGAAGGATATCACCAAGCAGTTTCGGGTCCCAACGGTGCAGCCGGTTGGTGATGATTGCATTGCGATCTTGCTTACTCCGGAGGAGTACGACCGCGAGAGGAAGAAGTGCGCTGGAACGTTTTACAACACTCCCTACTTCAGTCTTCAGGGCAGAGAATGGCATGAGGAATGGCTTAGGAGAGAGATGCCTAATTACAAGGAACTCGGCCTCACCGTCGACTGGTACCTTGAAATGTTGTACAACGGATACTCCAGGATACTGTTCATCGACGACGGGTGTGGGGGCGACATGGGAGAGTACATGGATCTATCTAGGCAGTTCGCCGCTGAACTGAAGCTGAGGCATGAATGCAGAGGGGGAACACTGTCTGTTTTGGCCGAAGCTTTGGCCCGGACTAAGGAGCTCGCCCGGGACCGAGCGGATAGTACTTCGTGA